The proteins below come from a single Paraburkholderia flagellata genomic window:
- a CDS encoding branched-chain amino acid ABC transporter substrate-binding protein, giving the protein MTPLSRLNRLTSVSVAAALLAFGASANADTVKIAIAGPFSGPVAQYGDMVKAGALTAIEQINAAGGVNGNKLEAVLMDDSCEPKQAVAVANKIVSQHIQYVVGHVCSGSTIPASDIYENEGVVMVTPSATAPQLTEGKKRQFVFRTIGRDDQQGPAAAAYIINKVKPKKVAILHDKQSYGQGIATSVKAALDKAHIPVVVFEGINAGDSDYSAVVTKLKSQGVDFVYFGGYHPEMGLLMRQSREQGVKATFMGPEGVGNKDVTAIAGPASEGMLVTLPADFASDPANAKLVKAFADAKRDANGPFQMPSYAAVEVIADGIAGAKSTDPTKVAAYLHKNAFNTPIGKVEYDAQGDLKSFHFVVYTWHKDATKTAAN; this is encoded by the coding sequence ATGACGCCGTTGTCCCGCCTTAACCGCCTTACCTCCGTTTCCGTGGCCGCCGCGCTGCTCGCATTTGGTGCAAGCGCAAACGCCGACACCGTGAAGATCGCCATTGCCGGCCCGTTCAGCGGCCCGGTCGCCCAGTACGGCGACATGGTCAAGGCGGGCGCGCTGACTGCCATCGAGCAGATCAACGCCGCCGGCGGTGTGAACGGCAACAAGCTCGAAGCCGTCCTGATGGATGACTCGTGCGAGCCGAAGCAGGCTGTCGCCGTCGCCAACAAGATCGTTTCGCAACACATTCAGTACGTGGTCGGCCACGTCTGCTCGGGCTCGACGATTCCCGCTTCGGACATCTACGAGAACGAAGGCGTCGTGATGGTCACGCCGTCGGCGACCGCGCCGCAACTGACCGAAGGCAAGAAGCGCCAGTTCGTCTTCCGCACCATCGGCCGCGACGACCAGCAAGGTCCGGCCGCCGCCGCCTACATCATCAACAAGGTCAAGCCGAAGAAGGTCGCGATCCTGCACGACAAGCAGTCGTACGGCCAGGGCATCGCCACGTCGGTCAAGGCGGCGCTCGACAAGGCGCACATTCCCGTCGTCGTGTTCGAAGGCATAAACGCCGGTGATTCGGACTACTCCGCAGTCGTCACGAAGCTCAAGTCGCAGGGCGTGGACTTCGTCTACTTCGGCGGCTATCACCCGGAAATGGGCCTGCTCATGCGCCAGTCGCGTGAACAGGGCGTGAAGGCCACGTTCATGGGTCCGGAAGGCGTGGGCAACAAGGACGTGACGGCCATCGCCGGCCCGGCTTCGGAAGGCATGCTCGTCACGCTGCCCGCCGACTTCGCATCGGACCCGGCCAACGCCAAGCTCGTGAAGGCATTCGCCGACGCCAAGCGCGACGCGAACGGCCCGTTCCAGATGCCGTCGTACGCCGCCGTTGAAGTGATCGCCGACGGCATTGCCGGCGCGAAGAGCACGGACCCGACCAAGGTCGCGGCCTACCTGCACAAGAACGCGTTCAACACGCCGATCGGCAAGGTGGAGTACGACGCACAGGGCGACCTGAAGTCGTTCCACTTCGTCGTCTACACGTGGCACAAGGACGCCACCAAGACCGCCGCGAACTGA
- a CDS encoding ABC transporter substrate-binding protein: MKTFKQAAIATTLSLIASAAALALTSGAARAAETATVEVLSIVEHPALDAIRDGVRDELKAAGYDAGKNLKWEYQSAQGNTGTAAQIARKFVGDNPSAIVAIATPSAQAVVAATKSVPVVYSGVTDPVAAQLVKTWTPSGTNVTGVSDKLPLDKQVALIKRVVPNAKTVGMVYNPGEANSVVVVKALKELLAQQGMTLKEAAAPRTVDIGPAAKSLIGKVDVIYTNTDNNVVSAYEALVKVANDAKIPLVASDTDSVKRGAIAALGIDYGDLGHQTGKVVVRILKGEKPGAIASETSSKLQLFVNPAAAQKQGVTLSADLLKDATTVVK, encoded by the coding sequence ATGAAGACCTTCAAGCAGGCAGCCATTGCCACCACCCTTTCCCTGATCGCCAGCGCCGCCGCGCTCGCGCTGACTTCGGGCGCCGCACGCGCCGCCGAAACCGCGACCGTCGAAGTGCTGTCGATCGTCGAGCACCCGGCACTCGACGCGATCCGCGACGGCGTGCGCGACGAACTCAAGGCCGCCGGCTACGACGCCGGCAAGAATCTCAAGTGGGAATACCAGAGCGCGCAAGGCAACACGGGCACCGCTGCGCAGATCGCACGCAAGTTCGTGGGCGACAACCCGAGCGCGATCGTGGCGATTGCCACGCCCTCGGCGCAAGCCGTTGTGGCCGCAACGAAGTCCGTACCCGTGGTGTACTCGGGCGTGACCGACCCGGTGGCCGCGCAGCTCGTCAAGACGTGGACGCCGAGCGGAACGAACGTCACCGGCGTTTCCGACAAGCTGCCGCTCGACAAGCAGGTCGCGCTCATCAAGCGCGTCGTGCCCAACGCGAAAACCGTCGGGATGGTCTACAACCCCGGTGAAGCGAATTCGGTCGTAGTCGTGAAGGCGCTCAAGGAACTGCTCGCGCAGCAAGGCATGACACTCAAGGAAGCCGCCGCGCCGCGCACCGTGGATATCGGCCCGGCTGCGAAGAGCCTGATCGGCAAGGTCGACGTGATCTACACGAACACCGACAACAATGTGGTTTCGGCGTACGAAGCGCTCGTGAAGGTCGCCAACGATGCGAAGATCCCCCTCGTCGCTTCCGATACGGACAGTGTGAAGCGCGGCGCCATCGCGGCGCTCGGCATCGACTACGGCGACCTCGGTCATCAAACGGGCAAGGTCGTCGTGCGTATTCTCAAGGGCGAAAAGCCGGGCGCGATCGCCTCGGAAACCAGCAGCAAGCTGCAACTGTTCGTAAATCCGGCCGCCGCGCAAAAGCAAGGCGTGACGCTCTCGGCCGACTTGCTCAAGGACGCGACCACGGTCGTGAAGTAA
- a CDS encoding ABC transporter permease, with protein sequence MSLYSLLGALEIGLIFSLVALGVLISFRILNFPDLTVDGSFPLGGAVAATLIAAGHDPFLATACAIVAGAIAGFITGWLNVRLKIMDLLASILMMIALYSINLRVMGAPNVPLISEATVFTIIQPAWLPDYVLRPLALLVVVLAAKFGLDWFFSSQYGLALRATGANPRMARAQGIATGRATLAGMALSNALVALAGALFAQTQGGSDISMGIGTIVIGLAAVIIGESILPARRLVLTTLAAVLGAILYRFFIALALNSDFIGLKAQDLNLVTAVLVTIALVLPATRKKLFGRKNGRA encoded by the coding sequence ATGTCCCTCTACTCGCTTCTGGGCGCGCTCGAGATCGGCCTGATCTTCAGTCTCGTGGCCCTCGGGGTGCTGATCTCGTTTCGCATCCTCAACTTCCCCGACCTTACCGTCGACGGCAGCTTTCCGCTCGGCGGCGCCGTGGCGGCCACGTTAATCGCCGCAGGCCACGATCCGTTTCTCGCCACCGCGTGCGCGATCGTTGCGGGCGCAATCGCCGGCTTCATCACCGGCTGGCTCAATGTGCGCCTGAAGATCATGGATCTGCTCGCGAGCATCCTCATGATGATCGCGCTCTACTCGATCAACCTGCGCGTGATGGGTGCGCCGAACGTGCCGCTCATTTCCGAAGCCACGGTATTCACGATCATCCAGCCCGCGTGGCTGCCCGACTACGTGCTGCGCCCGCTCGCGCTGCTGGTCGTCGTGCTGGCCGCGAAGTTCGGCCTGGACTGGTTCTTCTCGTCGCAATACGGTCTCGCGCTGCGCGCAACGGGCGCGAACCCGCGCATGGCGCGCGCGCAGGGCATCGCCACGGGCCGCGCGACACTCGCCGGCATGGCGCTCTCCAACGCGCTCGTCGCTTTGGCTGGCGCCCTCTTCGCGCAAACCCAAGGCGGCTCGGATATTTCGATGGGCATCGGCACCATCGTGATCGGGCTTGCGGCCGTGATCATCGGCGAGAGCATCCTGCCCGCGCGCCGACTCGTGCTCACCACGCTCGCCGCCGTGCTCGGCGCGATCCTTTATCGCTTCTTCATTGCGCTCGCGCTCAACAGCGACTTCATCGGCCTCAAAGCGCAGGACCTGAACCTCGTCACCGCCGTGCTGGTGACGATCGCGCTCGTGCTGCCCGCCACGCGCAAGAAGCTGTTCGGCCGCAAGAACGGGAGGGCATGA
- a CDS encoding ABC transporter ATP-binding protein, whose translation MLSAKDLKLTFNPGTPIETRALRGLTLEIPSGQFVAVIGSNGAGKSTFLNAISGDQRVDSGTITIDGHDVTKKQAWDRAHLVARVFQDPMAGTCEALTIEENMALAMARGKRRGFGPALKKQDRELFRAKLRLLNLGLENRLSDRIGLLSGGQRQAVSLLMASLQPSRILLLDEHTAALDPKTAAFVLELTARIVEEAKLTTMMVTHSMRQALDYGQRTVMLHQGQVVLDVSGDARRGLDVPDLLRMFEQNRHEKLDDDALLLG comes from the coding sequence ATGCTCAGCGCCAAAGACCTCAAACTGACCTTCAACCCTGGCACGCCGATCGAAACGCGCGCGCTGCGCGGGCTCACGCTCGAAATCCCCAGCGGCCAGTTCGTGGCCGTGATCGGCTCGAACGGCGCGGGCAAGTCCACTTTCCTCAACGCGATCAGCGGCGACCAGCGGGTGGATAGCGGCACGATCACCATCGACGGCCATGACGTCACGAAGAAACAGGCATGGGACCGCGCGCATCTCGTCGCACGCGTGTTTCAGGACCCGATGGCCGGCACCTGCGAGGCGCTCACCATCGAGGAAAACATGGCGCTCGCGATGGCGCGCGGCAAGCGCCGCGGCTTCGGTCCCGCGCTGAAAAAGCAGGACCGCGAACTGTTTCGCGCGAAGCTGCGTCTCTTGAATCTGGGACTCGAAAATCGTCTGAGCGATCGCATCGGCCTGCTTTCGGGTGGCCAGCGCCAGGCGGTGAGCCTGCTCATGGCGTCGCTGCAGCCCTCGCGTATCCTGCTACTCGACGAGCACACGGCGGCGCTCGATCCGAAAACGGCCGCTTTCGTGCTGGAACTGACCGCGCGTATCGTGGAAGAGGCGAAGCTCACGACCATGATGGTCACGCACAGCATGCGCCAGGCGCTCGACTACGGCCAGCGCACGGTGATGCTGCACCAGGGTCAGGTGGTGCTCGACGTGTCGGGCGATGCGCGCCGCGGACTCGACGTGCCGGACCTGCTGCGCATGTTCGAGCAGAATCGCCATGAGAAGCTCGACGACGACGCGCTGCTCTTGGGATAA
- a CDS encoding PaaI family thioesterase gives MSQFAVDNPFLETLGVSVAQWREGYAELVMPIDASKLNRQGVLQGGAIATLLDAAAGYAGLFSPVGEPPRHGFTLSLTTNYLDKGLGQFVRAKGFLERGGRSIFFARAEAWVDDRLLIASAQGTFKYSKTS, from the coding sequence ATGTCGCAATTCGCCGTGGACAATCCGTTTCTTGAAACGCTCGGTGTGAGCGTCGCGCAGTGGCGCGAGGGCTACGCGGAGCTGGTCATGCCCATCGACGCCTCGAAGCTCAATCGCCAGGGCGTGCTGCAAGGCGGCGCGATCGCCACGCTGCTCGACGCCGCCGCCGGCTATGCGGGGTTGTTCTCGCCGGTTGGCGAGCCGCCCCGCCATGGCTTCACGCTCTCGCTCACGACCAACTACCTCGACAAGGGGCTTGGGCAGTTCGTGCGGGCGAAGGGTTTTCTGGAGCGTGGCGGCCGCTCGATCTTCTTTGCGCGTGCCGAGGCATGGGTGGACGATCGGTTGCTGATCGCGAGCGCGCAGGGGACGTTCAAGTATTCGAAGACTTCCTGA
- a CDS encoding pyridoxal-phosphate-dependent aminotransferase family protein, which translates to MMGAGPVPIPDAVAKANTVVINHLGDTMARVIHQVKTMARYVFQTRSNWVLGVAGPGSAAMEMAISNLAWPGTRVLSIVNGFFSQRMAEMAGRVGAEVTTLDVANREIASLEAVAQAIERTRPAVVTIVHGETSNTVWNRELKEIVQLAKAAGALVVVDAVCTLSTMPLEMDAWGIDVVITGGQKGLSSIPGVSLIAFSDAAWERVRTRTVPNTHWCLDAMLAENFWHNAGYHYTAPVSGVLALHEALRLVCTETLEKRFARHLRCSLALQSGVTALGLALYTPQTCRLNSVVGIELPEGATASAVCNHISQQYQVEIAGSFGLPIVRIGQMGEQCREHNLFRTVHALGRTISDLGVKVDLPAGVAALEESLSAGSREARR; encoded by the coding sequence ATGATGGGTGCGGGCCCCGTGCCGATTCCCGACGCCGTGGCCAAGGCCAATACCGTCGTCATCAATCACCTCGGCGACACCATGGCGCGCGTCATTCACCAGGTGAAGACGATGGCGCGCTACGTGTTCCAGACGCGCTCGAACTGGGTGCTCGGCGTGGCCGGCCCGGGCTCGGCGGCCATGGAGATGGCGATCTCTAACCTCGCGTGGCCCGGCACCCGCGTGCTCTCCATCGTCAACGGCTTCTTCAGCCAGCGCATGGCCGAAATGGCGGGCCGCGTGGGTGCCGAAGTCACCACGCTCGACGTGGCCAACCGCGAGATCGCCTCGCTCGAAGCCGTGGCGCAGGCCATTGAACGCACGCGCCCGGCTGTCGTCACGATCGTGCACGGCGAAACGTCCAACACGGTCTGGAACCGTGAACTCAAGGAAATCGTGCAGCTCGCCAAGGCCGCCGGTGCGCTCGTGGTGGTGGACGCCGTGTGCACGCTGAGCACCATGCCGCTGGAAATGGACGCCTGGGGCATCGACGTCGTCATCACGGGGGGCCAAAAGGGTCTCTCGTCGATCCCCGGCGTTTCGCTCATTGCCTTCTCGGACGCCGCATGGGAGCGCGTGCGCACCCGCACCGTGCCGAACACGCACTGGTGCCTCGACGCCATGCTCGCCGAAAACTTCTGGCACAACGCCGGTTACCACTACACCGCGCCCGTCTCGGGCGTGCTGGCGCTGCACGAGGCGCTGCGGCTCGTGTGCACGGAAACGCTCGAAAAGCGCTTTGCACGCCATCTGCGCTGCTCGCTCGCGCTGCAAAGCGGTGTGACTGCGCTGGGCCTTGCGCTTTATACGCCGCAAACGTGCCGCCTGAATTCCGTGGTCGGCATCGAGCTTCCCGAGGGCGCGACCGCCAGCGCGGTGTGCAACCATATCTCGCAGCAATACCAGGTGGAGATTGCCGGATCGTTCGGTCTCCCGATCGTTCGCATCGGGCAGATGGGCGAGCAGTGCCGCGAGCACAATCTCTTTCGCACCGTGCACGCGCTTGGCCGCACGATAAGCGACCTCGGCGTGAAGGTCGATCTGCCCGCTGGCGTTGCCGCGCTCGAAGAGTCGCTCTCGGCCGGCTCGCGCGAAGCGCGACGTTAA
- a CDS encoding class I SAM-dependent methyltransferase, producing MSTDDKNSAPVPNEPPGRASYTQFAQRYAEQAPVKPHNALYERPATRSLLGAVAGLDVLDAGCGPGIVSAELAGEGARVQAFDVTPAMVELAKTRCAGLAVDVAQGDLARPLEWLASASVDRIVCSLALDYVEHLTPTFQEFHRVARPGALLVFSMSHPMRDWIDTRTRGSRTYFETTRFGLHWGGFGEPKPWVEAFRRPLADIFNALMETGWAIDRVLEPVPQPEMKAVSPALHAELVQAPAFICVRARRV from the coding sequence ATGTCCACCGACGACAAGAACTCCGCCCCAGTGCCCAACGAACCTCCCGGCCGCGCCAGCTACACGCAGTTCGCGCAACGCTACGCCGAGCAGGCTCCCGTCAAGCCACACAACGCGCTCTACGAGCGGCCCGCCACTCGCTCGCTGCTAGGCGCGGTGGCGGGGCTCGATGTGCTCGACGCGGGCTGCGGGCCCGGCATCGTGAGCGCGGAGCTGGCGGGCGAGGGCGCGCGCGTGCAGGCCTTCGACGTCACGCCTGCGATGGTCGAACTGGCGAAGACCCGTTGCGCGGGCCTCGCAGTCGACGTCGCGCAGGGCGATCTCGCGCGCCCGCTCGAATGGCTCGCAAGTGCTTCGGTCGACCGCATCGTGTGCTCGCTCGCGCTCGATTACGTCGAGCACCTCACGCCGACGTTTCAGGAGTTTCACCGCGTGGCGCGCCCCGGCGCATTGCTGGTGTTTTCGATGTCCCATCCCATGCGCGACTGGATCGACACGCGCACGCGCGGTTCGCGCACCTACTTCGAGACGACGCGGTTCGGCCTGCATTGGGGCGGCTTCGGCGAGCCGAAGCCTTGGGTGGAAGCATTCAGGCGCCCGCTTGCCGATATTTTCAACGCGCTCATGGAAACGGGGTGGGCCATCGACCGCGTGCTCGAGCCCGTGCCACAACCGGAAATGAAGGCGGTATCGCCGGCGCTGCACGCCGAACTCGTACAGGCGCCGGCGTTCATTTGCGTGCGCGCGCGGCGCGTTTGA
- a CDS encoding porin, with translation MKKTATLRAFLLAAAICEVAPVQAQSNVTLYGVVDDAISYVNNQNGSSNVYLRQGNLYASKFGLRGNEDLGGGTRAIFDLQAGFDANTGAASSAGLLFNRQAYVGLANDTYGTLTMGRQYTPYMLFVGPLASSNWLTGATGAHPGDYDSLDTTVRINNALTYTSPVFMGVSASVLYGFSGIAGSPGAGQSLSAALRYTGGPLSLAAGYLRLNNTGRTQNFDPNASGSFAVSAVNRGYASARAVQNIAAAGNYTLGDFTFGLNYTNVQYLTGGTAAFANTAVFNTYGALAAWRATPAVDFAGAFSYTMAAKANGIANAARYQQYSLRESWHLSKRTTLYALQAYQRASGQTLGATGAIAGAVATVGDSQNATPSSTNAQFVGMAGISVLF, from the coding sequence ATGAAAAAAACCGCTACACTGCGCGCCTTCTTGCTTGCGGCAGCAATCTGCGAGGTAGCGCCCGTCCAGGCGCAATCGAACGTCACGCTATACGGCGTCGTTGACGATGCGATCAGCTACGTCAACAACCAGAACGGCAGCTCCAACGTCTATCTGCGACAGGGAAACCTTTACGCCTCCAAGTTCGGTCTTCGCGGCAACGAAGATCTGGGCGGCGGCACCCGCGCGATCTTCGATCTTCAGGCGGGCTTCGACGCGAACACGGGCGCAGCATCGTCGGCCGGACTGCTTTTCAACCGCCAGGCCTACGTGGGCCTCGCCAACGACACCTACGGCACCCTGACGATGGGCCGCCAGTACACGCCCTATATGCTCTTCGTCGGGCCGCTCGCCTCCAGCAACTGGCTCACGGGCGCGACGGGCGCGCACCCCGGCGACTACGACAGCCTCGACACGACGGTGCGCATCAACAATGCGCTCACCTATACGTCGCCGGTGTTCATGGGAGTGAGCGCGAGCGTGCTGTACGGGTTCAGCGGCATAGCCGGCAGCCCGGGCGCGGGACAGAGCCTCAGCGCCGCGCTGCGCTACACGGGCGGCCCGCTGAGCCTCGCGGCCGGTTATCTGCGCTTGAACAACACGGGCCGCACGCAGAACTTCGATCCGAACGCGTCGGGCTCGTTTGCCGTTTCGGCGGTGAATCGCGGTTATGCGTCGGCGCGCGCGGTGCAGAACATCGCTGCGGCCGGCAATTACACGCTGGGCGATTTCACTTTCGGCTTGAACTACACCAACGTGCAGTATCTGACGGGCGGCACCGCGGCGTTCGCGAATACCGCCGTGTTCAACACGTATGGCGCACTGGCGGCATGGCGCGCGACGCCGGCGGTCGATTTCGCGGGTGCGTTCTCGTACACCATGGCCGCGAAGGCGAACGGCATCGCAAACGCGGCGCGCTACCAGCAATACTCGCTGCGCGAGTCGTGGCATCTTTCGAAGCGCACCACGCTCTATGCGTTGCAGGCGTATCAGCGCGCGAGCGGTCAAACGCTCGGCGCAACAGGCGCTATCGCCGGTGCCGTGGCGACCGTGGGTGACTCGCAGAACGCGACGCCTTCGTCGACGAACGCGCAGTTCGTCGGCATGGCGGGCATTTCGGTGCTGTTCTAG
- a CDS encoding MFS transporter: MKAVKGLRWWIIALVCAGTILNYLARNSLAVLAPELRHVLNFSTQQYSYIVAAFQIGYTIMQPVCGIIVDLLGLRIGFTLFAALWSAAGVMHGFATGWLSLGAMRGLLGLFEAAAIPSGMKAVAEWFPDRQKSVAVGYFNAGTSLGAVLAPPVVIFFSLRFGWQTAFIVTGAVGFIWAAAWYVLYRAPSAHPRISEGERAFITQGQHRPAAQGKASTREVVTSRRFWAIALPRFFAEPAWQTFSFWIPLYLATERHMDLKQIAAFAWLPFVAADLGGILGGYLSPFLMRHFRLPLLWSRVAGVVLGAFMMIGPACIGLVASPYMAIALFCVGGFAHQMISALVNTLAADVFDPREVGTASGFAGMAAWIGGLSFSLVVGALADKVGYGPLFASLGAFDLIGAALLVWLIRGQSRSDYKLARA, encoded by the coding sequence TTGAAAGCAGTCAAAGGCCTGCGCTGGTGGATCATCGCCCTCGTTTGCGCGGGCACCATCCTGAACTACCTCGCGCGCAATTCGTTGGCGGTGCTCGCGCCCGAACTCCGGCACGTGCTGAACTTCAGCACGCAGCAATATTCGTATATCGTCGCCGCCTTTCAGATTGGCTACACCATCATGCAGCCAGTATGCGGCATCATCGTCGACCTGCTCGGGCTGCGCATCGGCTTCACGCTGTTCGCCGCGCTGTGGTCCGCAGCGGGCGTCATGCACGGCTTCGCCACGGGCTGGCTCTCGCTCGGAGCGATGCGCGGCCTGCTCGGCTTGTTCGAAGCCGCCGCCATTCCCTCGGGCATGAAAGCCGTTGCGGAATGGTTTCCCGACCGGCAAAAGTCGGTGGCAGTCGGGTACTTCAACGCGGGCACGTCGCTGGGCGCCGTGCTCGCGCCGCCCGTCGTCATTTTCTTTTCACTGCGCTTTGGCTGGCAAACGGCTTTTATTGTGACGGGCGCGGTCGGTTTCATCTGGGCCGCCGCCTGGTACGTGCTCTATCGCGCGCCCAGCGCCCACCCTCGCATTAGCGAAGGCGAGCGCGCGTTCATCACGCAAGGGCAACATCGCCCGGCGGCGCAAGGCAAGGCGAGCACGCGCGAGGTCGTGACCTCGCGGCGCTTCTGGGCGATCGCACTGCCGCGCTTCTTCGCGGAACCAGCCTGGCAGACCTTCAGCTTCTGGATCCCGCTCTATCTGGCGACGGAACGCCATATGGACCTCAAGCAAATCGCCGCGTTCGCATGGCTGCCCTTCGTCGCCGCGGACCTGGGCGGCATTCTGGGCGGCTATCTCTCGCCCTTCCTGATGCGTCATTTCCGTTTGCCGCTGCTGTGGTCACGCGTGGCGGGCGTCGTGCTCGGCGCGTTCATGATGATCGGGCCCGCGTGCATTGGGCTCGTCGCATCGCCGTATATGGCCATTGCGCTCTTTTGCGTCGGCGGCTTCGCCCACCAGATGATCTCCGCGCTCGTCAACACGCTCGCCGCCGACGTGTTCGATCCGCGCGAAGTGGGCACGGCAAGCGGTTTCGCGGGCATGGCCGCGTGGATCGGCGGCCTGAGCTTCTCGCTCGTAGTCGGCGCACTCGCCGACAAGGTGGGCTACGGCCCGCTGTTCGCGAGCCTTGGCGCATTTGACCTGATCGGCGCCGCGCTGCTCGTGTGGCTCATCCGCGGGCAGTCCCGCAGCGATTACAAGCTGGCGCGCGCATGA